The sequence below is a genomic window from Flavobacterium sediminilitoris.
ATTCTTCTGTCATTTCATAGTTTACGTTGAATTCGCTATTAGGAGTCGTGATAAACAAGGTTGTAAAATGAATGTTCTCTTTTATCCAATACAACAATTCCGTAGCTTCTTCTAATGTATTGTGTTCGATAACTTCACTCAAGATTACTTGTCCTTCAAAACCAATTAAGTCTTCTTTATTGGCTATCCAATGCAAGTTCTCTACATTTTCATAGCCAATTATTTTATCTACGGTGTCTTCAAAATCCTCTTCATCGTGTGCCAAATATTCTGCTGTGAAACCACTTTTACGTAATTTCTTGAAATATTGTAAGTTTCCACATCCAAAATCTAAAACAGCTTCGTTATTCTCAATTCTATTGCAAATAAATTCTTTACGAGATTGATGCGTATCGGTAAAAACAAACTGAATTGTGTTGTTAAAATAAGCTTCTAATTGCGGTTTGAAGGTTCTAAACTGTTCTGGTGAACGCATTAATCGTTTGATGAACAAATAATACACAAAATAAGGAACATTTGGTAAATTAGCCAATATTGTAATGTGCTTTTGAATGAAATAATCATCAATGTACATGTACTCAGAATGTTTATTGGTAAAATGACAAAACAATGCGACAACCGAAAACTTATGCAAGGTTTCTCTAATGGTTTTGCCATCTACTTTCAAACTATAATTGTTTCCAATTTTTGGTACAACCGAAATACCCTCAATGTATTTGGATAACAAGAATGTTCCATTTTTATACCAACCCGAATCGATAAAAAAAGTAGGTACTACTACATTTGCTGGTAAAGTATCCATTTCAGCATAGGTTTTTCCCAACCAAGACAAAGTTGTGTTTTCTAATGTTTCGTTGCTTTTGAACAAATGATTGAAAAATTCCGTTGCCATGTTCAATGCCAATAACGGACTGCAATAGCTTTGAAAATCGATTGGATTGTCTTCGTCTGGTAAATAGCTGTTTTTGGTATCTTGAAACAAACAGTGGTATTCGTTTACACTCACTGCATTTCCAATTAAGACACCATTACGCAATTCTTTACAATATAGACCTAAATCGGTTGCAGGATTTTTGTAAAGTATGTCTAGTAAATGATTGTTTTTAGATTGTATAATAATTTGCATAACCTTTGTTTTTTATTTCTGATACAAAGGTGGAGTAGTAGTGCGTAGTTATTTTGCGTAGATGATTTGGGAATTGTTTTTAATTCAAAAGTTTGTTGAAAGATGAAAAATTAGTATTTTTAATTTGTTTTATTTCGATATCCAATGCTTTTATAATTTCTAATTTTTCTTTTGACCAAAGGAATTGAATGCTTTTTTCATTTATATTTACTAATGCAAACCATTCTTCATGCCAAAAATCAAAACTAGAATCTAAAATCAATCAAATTGATTTTAGATTCTAGTTTTAAGTATGTTTTTTAACTCTGATTCTTTCTTGAAATCTTCTGTTTGATAAATATAATAAAGTACAATTTTCTTGAATGCAGTTCCCAACTTAACTTATATTTATTCGCATATTCTGTAATTTGACCTGGCCAACCTGTTGCTTGTTTTTTAATCTTATATTGAGTAGAAAGTAATTTACTTATTACCCCAGAAAGTTGACATTCATCTTCTGTTCCTAGTTGATAGGCCTAATACAAAAGCAGTAAATGTTTCTTTAGATTTATTTTTTACAAACATTACTGTTAGTAGTTCGGTTTTTTACTTATTTTTTAATATTCTATTTAAAATTGCTATTTGTCCGTTATGCCAAGATTGGTGCTTTGCTAATGTCGTTAATGCTTCATATTTAGTTTTTGCACTTGGATTTGGGATTTCAGTTACATTATTTAATTCTTCAATTTTAACTTTATTTATTTCAAGATAAATTAGTTCAAAGATAAACTCATATAATTTCAATAGTTCTTCATTATTTGGCTTTTCATCTAAAAACATATTTGGAGTTGAATTTGGTCCATAAAATTTTATGAAATTTTGCATATTAATTCTTTCTCTGACTTTTTCATTTGCTCCTGAAATAGAAGCTATTCCGTGCAAATAGTTTGCTAAAATTAAATGCCCAATCTGCCAATTCATATTAGTTTCAAGTATCTTTGGAGAAATTTTCCAATCTTGTAAATCAATAATCTTAATTAAATTGTCTGTATTTTCTTTCACAGAAATGATTTGGTTTTTTATTATTTCAATTATATTCATTTTTTTGTTTGATTTATTTAAGGCTCGATATTTTAAGTTTATCGCTAACGTTTTGGCACTTGTTACAGTTGCATAAAATTATAACAAAAGTTTACAAGTACAAAATTAATCGTGGAATTTTCATAGCCTCGAATTAATCACAAGATAACTATCTGTTAAGCGTAAATACTAATATTCTCCTACTTTCGTAAGTACTAATGTCTTTTTCTAACATTTTTGAAACATCAAATATAAATGGTAATTGTACTCTATCTTTAAGATGTTTTTAGTTCTACGAATGAATGGTTTAGTTCTACTGAATTGAATTATCTTTTTTATTATTATAAATCTAATCGTTCTAATTTAAGCATGCAATAGATATAAATACTTTTTTTCGTGATATTTTTTTAAAAAAATATAATTTTGCCACAGAAAGCGTAACAATTTTAAAAATAAAATGCGTTTTGTCACAAAAAGTGTGACAATCTTAAAATAAAAATATATTTTGTCACAAAAAGTTTGGCGTTTTTGAAAAAAAATTAGAATTGCCACAGTGTTGAAGTTGTATGTAGAAAATGTTTTGGGCTGTAATTAGTTTTTTATAATTGCAGTTAGCGGTAAATTAATATTCTTTTAATACCAAGCTGAATTGTAAATGTTATTTTTGTACTATAAAATAATATTCCAAAAATGAAATTAGCACTTCAATTTTTATCACTTCTCTTTTTAGTAGTTCCTTTTTCAATATATGGACAAGATGAAACCCAATCCGATTTTACAATTGCGTTTGGTTCTTGTAATAAGCACAGTGTAGAGAATCTTTTGTGGGATGATGTTCTAAACACAAAACCAGATGTATGGATTTGGGGAGGCGATATTGTTTATGCTGACACCGATAATATGATTAAGCTAAAAAAAATATATGATGCTCAAAATGCAGTGAAAACTTATCAAGAATTAAAAGTAACGGTTCCTGTAATTGGCACATGGGACGATCATGATTATGGTTTAAACGATGGAGGAATAGAATTTACAGCTAAAAAAGAAAGTCAGCAAGCTTTTTTAGATTTTATGGATGTTGCCAAAGATAGCCCAAGACGCCAACAAGAAGGTGTTTATGCTGTACACGATTACACATTAGAAGAAGGAACAATAAAAGTCCTAGTTTTGGACACACGCTATTTTAGAACGTCTCTAACTAAAGATACTGCAACTAGAAAACGATTCAAACCTAATGTCTATGGTGAAGGAACCATTTTGGGTGCAACCCAATGGAAATGGTTAGAGGATCAATTAAAAAATAGTACAGCCGATTTTAATGTTATTGTGAGTAGTATTCAAGTATTTTCTAATGAACATGGTTATGAAACTTGGGGTAATTTTCCACATGAAGTTGATAAATTAGAACGCTTATTGGTGGATTCGAATGCTAAAGGAGTTATTCTTTTATCGGGTGACCGACATATTTCAGAATTTTCTAAAAAAGAAGTGAATGGTTTGTCCTATCCTGTAATTGATTTCACGAGTAGTGGTTTGACACATTCAAGTACCAATTTTTCGGGAGAACCTAATTCGTTTCGAATAGGAGAGGTGGTAACATCAAAAAGTTTTGGTACGTTAAAGTTTGATTTTAAGAGCAAACAAGTTGTTTTTAAAATTATTGGAAATGATGGATTTGTTTTGGGAGAATTGAAGCAAAAATACCCATCGAATTAATAGTAATTTCAAACACTAATTCCACTAATTATCACGAACTATTTTATAAAAAATAGTGAAATTATTATTTAATAGCAAAAAGACTATAATTAATACCTTTTTGCTATTGTTTAATATAAAAGCCTTAAAGTTAATTTTTAAAGTTTGATAGATATAGTAAAAGAGAAACTCAAAACCTTAACCACAATCTTGTTTTGCTGAAAGCATCCTATTTGTAACTTAAAAAAGAAGTAAAATTCGCAAAGTGAAACGGGGCATGTCATTGCCAGAGTCGAACTGGATAGTCTTGCTGGTTTTACAACTTCACTATTCCTCCCCAAATGTGGACGAAGTATCACTTTGCTACGACATTCTTTTATTTAGTAATTAGTTATTTATAATATTGAGTACTTTATTTTCTTTAATGACTTTATCAACAAATTCAATGATTATTGGATAAAAATTGGTTAAAAACAAATCAATATTCTCATTATTTTTAGAGTTTTTAATTACCTCCATTGCATTTTTAAAATCTATAGCATCTATTATTGAATTTGGATTAATATCATCATTATCCCATCCTTTACATTCATTAAAATCCTTTAGGAATTTAGGCAATGATTTGTATGCATCTTCGGTAATTCCATCAAAGTACCAATTAGACAAATAATTTTCAAATTCACCATCTTCAAAATGTATTGCTAATTTTTCATTTTCAAATTCTGCCCAAATAAACTTATCTCTAGCTCCGCAACATTGGTAAGCTTCGCAAATTGGACATTGTACTAAATTTTCATTAAAACGAGCAATAATTTTTAACTCATATTTGAATTCTTGATTATTTATAGTACAAGAATAATTATAAGTTTCATTGTCTACTTTCATTTTTTCAAATTTTATTTTTAGAAAAAGACTGAATATTACTTTCACAATAACAACAACTTAAATAGTAAAAATCCTTCTTCCTACTTCTAACTTCCATCTTAATAAAATCAAGGTAATATTCGAAAAGATACTATTGCAGTGTGTTACCATTACACCATTCCTCTCGGAATCAGGATTCGAACCTGAATTACTGAAACCTTAATCGAAGTAATTCTTTTCTACGACACTTGATATTTTTAGTATTTAGTTTAATTCTTAATTTAAAATAAAGAGGCAAAAAATGTAAAAAGATGGTCTAAGTAGGAATCGAAGGAACTCTTTTACCACGGCACTCTTTGGTTATAAGATTAATAGTCTAAAGGTGTTTTAATTTCTATCTTGGAACGAAGGAACACTCTTTATAACGACATCTTATATTTTATACTACAAATGTAGTTTTCTACTACGCAACTATTTTACGCTAGTCATTTAAAAACAAGGCAAAAAGCAAAAAGAGACTGTGATAGTGTTTTAATTAAACTAATAGTTAGTACTAACTATATGGCTCTACTTATAACTCTAGTGGGAAAAGCGAAGTAACTCTCTTTTACGGCACTTGTTTTAATTTTTCTTTATTTTGTTGAATTTTGAATTAATTCTTTCATAACTTTCATTTCATGTGAGTCTTTCCATTCTTCTAAAAGATAGTTATAATACCCTATGTTTATTGCTATCTTATTAATTGATTCGAAAGGCATATATGGAAATCTCTTTAAAAAATCAATATTATCCCATATTATTAAAGTTTGATCTTTACTAATCTTAATTAGTATTTGAAGTCTTTTTTCATAAGTATACCTTTTTTGTAAACCTCTAACTTTTAAATCTTCAAATAATCCATTTCCACAGGAACCATTAATAATACTGAGAGTAAACAATTCAATTTGATTCAGCGTCCAATTTTCAAGATCTTTCTCTAACATTTCCCAATCGAAATCACTAAAATTTCTTTCTAAAATTCCAACAACATCGTTGCAACCGTGGTCTTCATTCCACCAATCGCTATCAACGTTCTCTTTTTCTAAAATATATGAATACAGTAATAATACAGAACTGTTGTCACTTTTTGTTTTAAAATTATCCTTATATTTTAGTTTTAGAATATTTAGT
It includes:
- a CDS encoding methyltransferase domain-containing protein; the protein is MQIIIQSKNNHLLDILYKNPATDLGLYCKELRNGVLIGNAVSVNEYHCLFQDTKNSYLPDEDNPIDFQSYCSPLLALNMATEFFNHLFKSNETLENTTLSWLGKTYAEMDTLPANVVVPTFFIDSGWYKNGTFLLSKYIEGISVVPKIGNNYSLKVDGKTIRETLHKFSVVALFCHFTNKHSEYMYIDDYFIQKHITILANLPNVPYFVYYLFIKRLMRSPEQFRTFKPQLEAYFNNTIQFVFTDTHQSRKEFICNRIENNEAVLDFGCGNLQYFKKLRKSGFTAEYLAHDEEDFEDTVDKIIGYENVENLHWIANKEDLIGFEGQVILSEVIEHNTLEEATELLYWIKENIHFTTLFITTPNSEFNVNYEMTEEFRHDDHDFELTKQEFINLIASIFPNKTEYHGIGDCVNGVYPTSAMIVYKQ
- a CDS encoding DinB family protein, coding for MNIIEIIKNQIISVKENTDNLIKIIDLQDWKISPKILETNMNWQIGHLILANYLHGIASISGANEKVRERINMQNFIKFYGPNSTPNMFLDEKPNNEELLKLYEFIFELIYLEINKVKIEELNNVTEIPNPSAKTKYEALTTLAKHQSWHNGQIAILNRILKNK
- a CDS encoding alkaline phosphatase D family protein, coding for MKLALQFLSLLFLVVPFSIYGQDETQSDFTIAFGSCNKHSVENLLWDDVLNTKPDVWIWGGDIVYADTDNMIKLKKIYDAQNAVKTYQELKVTVPVIGTWDDHDYGLNDGGIEFTAKKESQQAFLDFMDVAKDSPRRQQEGVYAVHDYTLEEGTIKVLVLDTRYFRTSLTKDTATRKRFKPNVYGEGTILGATQWKWLEDQLKNSTADFNVIVSSIQVFSNEHGYETWGNFPHEVDKLERLLVDSNAKGVILLSGDRHISEFSKKEVNGLSYPVIDFTSSGLTHSSTNFSGEPNSFRIGEVVTSKSFGTLKFDFKSKQVVFKIIGNDGFVLGELKQKYPSN